The following coding sequences lie in one Leptospira selangorensis genomic window:
- a CDS encoding hybrid sensor histidine kinase/response regulator: MDHSSSSPDFRLLFESVPGLYLVLSPELKIIAVSDGYLKATLTERDKIVGRGIFEVFPDNPDDPEATGVSNLRSSLLRVLETKAPDTMAVQKYDIQLPEEEGGGFTVKYWSPLNSPVLDKKGKVICIIHKAEDVTEFVLLKERGEKQSEMTETLRSRTEEMETEIIRRSQELQSANKSLRETEKIKNEFFANVSHELRTPLSLILAPVESILTDKKSNLSSNNIQMLETVHNNSVRLLQMVNSLLDFSKFEAGKMKVELESTNISNLIQSILKDFEPSALEKNIRIQKEIPSSDLYVLIDRYLFERIFFNLLSNALKFTPKDGNISVTLTYSKEQLFLTVQDSGIGISEADQKIIFKKFQQAEGSSTRKYGGTGIGLAMVKDFSELLGGSVEVDSKLDSGSKFSVKIPAQKAESGEKDPSSKIFSHSPQYSSLEISNKEDTAFSDKPKVLICEDNEDLSSYIYSLLSPLYQVKSAHNGKEGIKLVYTWEPDLVLSDVMMPEMDGVQLCKEIKADPKISKTIVVLLTALTHREAMLKGWEAKADEYLCKPFHPEELIVRVKSLLAIAEDRKINLVKLEQKNFELEFANAELEAFSYSVSHDLRAPLRAIQGYTQMILEDHSSVLDADGIRFLNVLIDSTKRMENLIDNLLEFSKVGKKELKDSTFDLTEVAENVVSQIRDQTEHNAEIIIHPLAKVTTDRDMMSYVFQNLISNAVKYSAKKEKPKVEIGVTNTEKGKTFFVKDNGAGFDMKYYNRLFGVFQRLHRQDEFSGTGVGLAIVHRIVTRYKGSVWAEGKIGEGASFFFTLGEKAGTAVGFRN, translated from the coding sequence ATGGATCATTCTTCTTCCAGCCCTGATTTTCGTCTTCTTTTCGAATCTGTTCCAGGTTTGTACCTGGTGCTTTCTCCCGAGCTCAAAATTATAGCAGTGAGTGATGGGTATCTCAAAGCCACTCTAACAGAGAGAGATAAAATTGTAGGCAGGGGAATTTTCGAGGTCTTCCCCGACAATCCGGATGACCCGGAAGCAACCGGTGTAAGTAATCTTCGCAGTTCCCTTCTCCGTGTTCTGGAAACGAAAGCTCCGGATACGATGGCAGTCCAAAAATACGATATCCAACTTCCTGAAGAAGAAGGCGGAGGATTTACTGTTAAATATTGGAGTCCTTTAAATTCTCCTGTCTTAGACAAAAAGGGCAAAGTGATATGTATCATCCATAAGGCAGAAGATGTCACAGAATTTGTCCTTCTAAAAGAAAGGGGGGAAAAACAATCGGAGATGACAGAGACGCTTCGTTCCCGCACCGAAGAGATGGAAACGGAAATCATCCGCCGTTCTCAGGAATTGCAATCTGCAAATAAAAGTTTAAGAGAAACCGAAAAGATCAAAAACGAATTTTTTGCGAATGTTTCCCACGAGCTTAGAACTCCTCTTAGTTTGATCTTAGCTCCTGTGGAATCCATTCTTACGGATAAAAAATCCAATCTATCTTCCAATAATATCCAAATGTTGGAAACGGTTCACAATAATTCAGTCAGACTTCTTCAAATGGTGAATAGTCTATTAGATTTTTCTAAATTTGAAGCCGGAAAGATGAAGGTGGAACTTGAATCGACAAATATCAGTAATTTGATCCAATCGATTTTGAAAGATTTCGAGCCGAGCGCTTTGGAGAAGAATATACGGATCCAAAAAGAGATACCCTCTTCCGACTTGTATGTTTTGATCGATCGTTATTTATTTGAAAGGATATTTTTTAATCTTCTTTCCAACGCATTAAAATTCACTCCTAAAGATGGGAATATCTCGGTTACTCTAACATATTCGAAAGAGCAACTTTTTCTTACCGTTCAAGATTCCGGGATTGGGATATCGGAAGCAGATCAAAAGATCATCTTTAAAAAGTTCCAACAGGCGGAAGGTTCTTCTACCAGAAAGTATGGTGGGACCGGAATAGGTCTTGCGATGGTAAAAGATTTTTCGGAACTTTTAGGCGGCTCCGTAGAAGTTGACAGCAAATTAGATTCAGGAAGCAAATTTAGCGTCAAAATTCCGGCTCAAAAAGCGGAGTCAGGGGAGAAGGATCCTTCTTCTAAAATTTTCTCCCATTCTCCTCAATATTCTAGTTTAGAAATATCGAATAAAGAAGATACGGCTTTTTCTGATAAGCCTAAAGTCCTTATCTGTGAAGATAACGAGGATCTTTCTAGTTATATTTATTCCCTTCTTTCTCCTTTATACCAGGTCAAGTCCGCTCATAACGGAAAAGAAGGTATAAAATTAGTTTATACCTGGGAACCCGATCTGGTTCTTTCGGACGTGATGATGCCCGAGATGGACGGTGTCCAACTCTGTAAAGAGATCAAGGCTGATCCTAAAATTTCCAAAACAATCGTAGTACTTCTTACCGCTTTAACTCATAGAGAAGCTATGTTAAAAGGTTGGGAAGCGAAGGCGGACGAGTATTTATGCAAACCTTTCCATCCGGAAGAATTGATCGTAAGAGTGAAGTCGCTTCTTGCTATTGCGGAAGATAGGAAAATAAATTTAGTAAAATTAGAGCAGAAAAACTTCGAACTGGAATTCGCAAACGCCGAGTTGGAAGCATTCTCTTATTCGGTTTCTCATGATTTAAGAGCGCCATTGAGAGCGATCCAGGGATACACTCAAATGATCTTAGAAGATCATAGCTCCGTTTTGGATGCCGATGGGATACGATTCTTAAATGTACTGATCGACTCCACGAAAAGAATGGAAAATCTAATCGATAACTTATTAGAATTCTCTAAAGTAGGAAAAAAGGAACTCAAGGATTCCACTTTTGATCTTACCGAAGTTGCGGAAAATGTAGTAAGTCAGATCAGGGACCAAACAGAACATAATGCTGAAATTATAATTCATCCACTCGCGAAAGTAACCACGGACCGAGACATGATGTCTTACGTATTCCAGAATCTGATCTCCAACGCCGTAAAATATTCCGCCAAAAAAGAAAAACCTAAGGTCGAGATCGGAGTTACTAATACAGAAAAAGGTAAAACGTTCTTCGTAAAAGACAATGGAGCCGGTTTCGATATGAAATATTATAATCGGCTCTTCGGCGTTTTCCAAAGATTGCATAGACAAGACGAATTCTCAGGCACAGGAGTCGGTCTTGCAATCGTACATAGGATCGTCACACGATACAAGGGTTCGGTTTGGGCAGAAGGTAAAATAGGAGAAGGTGCATCCTTCTTCTTTACCTTGGGAGAAAAAGCAGGAACTGCGGTCGGTTTCCGTAACTGA
- a CDS encoding histidine kinase N-terminal 7TM domain-containing protein, which yields MGTEVQSLAWFKWTPYAILPLISLFLSFLSLRTGFKSRQTSGAPEFILVCLGIVLYSFGYFWEIVSIRPENIIFWDNFQFIGPDLLIASLLFLCLRVANLNRFIHPISILLFSIIPICTEIAVWFGPEEWIRPSFRFDPSAPWLALIYEYGPWMQVYVINSISIFTLCIIILIYGAWSQRAFHRIRCLVFMIGISLPFGSQVMTAGGFIPFIHPKLDIFPLTASFALIVWMYGLFYFRILNLIPLARNQVFEYIQDAVFVMNSSGFLLDCNVSALHLLGTARLKQNSKLSEFLPDLDVLIEECHASRKANTEWKTNHGKYYDVSVRSQRAEGSHFTIVVLRDVTQRAISERKLSERRDILQSILDSTSILFLVLDGDGKLILLNRACLQTTGFDLMELEGKVFWETELFAEESKAIAKVFELRFAKKKFPKHTSVLLRTKDGKSRRTLWEHKEVRDRNGHLQYVISTGTDATGLKEAEFRIETLQRANEEILAQKEIIESQKFDLEDALQNLKRTQAKLIQASKLADLGQLAAGIAHEINNPIGAIQAAGFNILSYLEKIRTDLRSILPLLSSLSDEDWNSYKELISLGVSSKEILIGLERRRILAEIKTEMKSANILFPEETADFFVDFGIASSWKNFERILKNQNTRELLPFFLNLLGPEQCVDTIKTAVERSAKIVYALRSFAHFESSHKKRKFSLKENIDTVLTLYQNLFKHGVEVSTNLDGIPEFLGFPDDLMHLWTNLIMNSVQAMSYKGSIGINAVLQDKEVIVSIRDKGPGIPAEVKDQVFDVFFTTKPLGEGSGLGLDIAKRIVEKHKGRIWFESSPGNTIFYVGLPFEV from the coding sequence ATGGGAACGGAAGTCCAATCTTTAGCCTGGTTCAAATGGACACCTTACGCGATCCTTCCCTTAATTAGCCTCTTTCTTTCTTTTCTCTCTCTTAGAACAGGATTCAAAAGTAGACAAACTTCCGGCGCTCCTGAATTCATCCTGGTGTGTCTTGGGATCGTTCTGTATAGCTTCGGTTATTTTTGGGAGATAGTCAGCATAAGACCGGAGAATATTATTTTTTGGGATAATTTCCAATTTATAGGCCCGGACCTTCTGATCGCTTCTCTTCTTTTCCTCTGCTTAAGAGTAGCAAACTTAAATAGATTCATTCACCCGATCAGTATCCTTCTTTTTTCTATCATTCCTATCTGCACCGAAATCGCGGTTTGGTTCGGACCGGAAGAATGGATCCGCCCTTCTTTCAGATTCGACCCCTCCGCTCCTTGGTTGGCTCTCATCTACGAATATGGACCTTGGATGCAGGTCTATGTTATCAATTCAATCTCCATATTCACTTTGTGTATTATAATTTTGATATACGGTGCTTGGTCACAAAGAGCGTTCCACAGAATAAGATGTTTGGTATTTATGATAGGGATCTCACTTCCTTTCGGAAGTCAGGTAATGACTGCCGGAGGTTTTATTCCTTTCATCCATCCTAAACTAGATATTTTTCCTTTAACGGCAAGTTTTGCTTTGATCGTTTGGATGTACGGTCTTTTCTATTTTAGGATCTTAAATCTTATTCCTTTGGCGAGAAACCAAGTTTTCGAATACATTCAAGATGCAGTTTTTGTAATGAATTCTTCCGGTTTCCTTTTGGACTGTAATGTTTCCGCTCTACATCTACTCGGAACGGCAAGGCTCAAACAAAATTCCAAACTTTCCGAATTTCTTCCCGATCTGGATGTTCTTATAGAAGAATGCCATGCCAGCCGAAAGGCAAATACGGAATGGAAAACGAATCATGGAAAATATTATGATGTTTCCGTTCGTTCCCAAAGAGCAGAAGGTTCTCATTTTACGATCGTAGTTTTGAGAGATGTGACCCAAAGGGCAATTTCCGAAAGAAAACTTTCGGAAAGAAGGGATATTCTTCAGAGTATTTTAGATTCCACTAGTATCTTATTCTTAGTTTTAGACGGTGATGGTAAATTAATTTTATTGAATAGAGCCTGCTTACAAACCACAGGATTCGACCTAATGGAGTTGGAAGGAAAAGTTTTTTGGGAAACGGAACTATTTGCGGAAGAAAGTAAGGCTATCGCAAAAGTTTTCGAACTACGATTCGCAAAGAAGAAGTTCCCAAAACACACAAGTGTACTTCTTAGGACCAAAGACGGAAAATCCAGAAGAACTCTTTGGGAACATAAAGAAGTTAGGGATAGAAACGGCCATTTACAATATGTGATCTCTACCGGAACCGACGCCACAGGCTTAAAGGAAGCAGAATTCAGAATAGAAACATTACAAAGAGCGAATGAAGAAATTCTAGCTCAAAAGGAAATCATCGAATCCCAAAAATTCGATCTGGAAGATGCTCTTCAGAATCTAAAAAGGACCCAAGCAAAACTGATCCAAGCATCTAAACTTGCGGACCTAGGGCAATTAGCTGCAGGGATCGCTCATGAGATCAATAATCCCATAGGCGCAATCCAAGCCGCAGGTTTTAATATTCTATCTTATTTAGAAAAGATCAGAACAGATTTACGTTCTATTCTTCCACTTCTCTCTTCTTTATCCGACGAAGATTGGAATTCATATAAAGAACTGATTTCTTTGGGAGTTTCTTCCAAAGAAATATTGATCGGTCTGGAAAGAAGAAGGATACTTGCAGAGATCAAAACTGAAATGAAGTCGGCAAATATTCTTTTCCCGGAAGAAACCGCCGATTTTTTTGTGGATTTCGGAATTGCATCTTCTTGGAAAAATTTCGAAAGAATATTAAAAAATCAGAATACAAGGGAACTTCTACCCTTCTTTTTAAATCTTTTGGGTCCGGAACAATGTGTGGATACGATCAAGACCGCAGTAGAACGTTCCGCAAAAATCGTTTACGCGCTTAGAAGTTTTGCACATTTTGAGTCCTCTCATAAGAAAAGAAAATTTTCCTTAAAAGAAAATATAGATACTGTTCTGACATTATACCAAAATCTGTTCAAACATGGTGTTGAAGTTTCGACTAACTTAGATGGGATCCCGGAATTTTTAGGTTTTCCGGATGACTTAATGCATCTATGGACAAATTTGATCATGAATTCCGTCCAAGCAATGTCGTATAAAGGTTCGATTGGAATAAACGCTGTCTTACAAGATAAAGAAGTAATAGTTTCCATCCGAGATAAAGGGCCTGGCATCCCTGCAGAAGTGAAAGACCAAGTATTTGATGTATTCTTTACTACCAAACCTTTGGGAGAAGGTTCCGGTTTAGGTTTGGATATAGCGAAGCGAATTGTAGAGAAACATAAAGGAAGGATCTGGTTTGAATCTTCTCCTGGAAATACTATATTTTATGTGGGGCTTCCTTTCGAGGTCTGA
- a CDS encoding tyrosine-type recombinase/integrase has protein sequence MPQKIKIWKHWENGLCFSAISFSYDTELFQKFSKMPNAVWSHQSKFWKIPFSESFLSEFVSTHREKIEAEPDILLIPLKTEVLRRNYSKKTLKSYFLYNRAFLRSVEKNPYTVTESELKIYLDRILYERNLASNSLRSALQSFKFYYNTVIGSRFLISYSPPKRENKIPESLSRKEVTRIIESLSNPKHKLLLKLCYGSGLRVGELVKLKGYDLDWDKKSIRIRQGKGKKDRFSLLPNSCKEDLNDLFKHQVRSSWIFTGQIPGKHLSVRSAENIFTSAKKKAGVTKDVSIHDLRHAFAIHLLESGTSIKMIQRLLGHVSVKTTEIYARIVDPMVSKIKSPLDDL, from the coding sequence ATGCCCCAAAAAATCAAAATTTGGAAACATTGGGAGAATGGACTCTGCTTCAGTGCCATTTCGTTTTCTTACGACACCGAACTCTTCCAAAAATTCTCCAAAATGCCGAATGCAGTTTGGAGCCATCAGTCCAAATTTTGGAAAATCCCGTTCTCTGAATCTTTTCTATCCGAATTTGTTTCTACTCATCGGGAGAAGATAGAAGCGGAGCCTGATATTCTTCTCATTCCACTCAAAACCGAGGTATTAAGGCGAAATTATAGCAAGAAAACCCTGAAGTCTTATTTTCTATATAACCGAGCTTTCTTAAGGTCCGTCGAAAAAAATCCATACACGGTTACCGAGTCCGAACTAAAGATCTACTTGGATCGGATTTTATACGAAAGAAACTTAGCTTCTAATTCCCTAAGATCAGCTCTTCAATCTTTTAAATTTTATTATAATACTGTAATAGGTAGCAGATTCCTAATATCTTATTCTCCTCCGAAAAGAGAGAACAAGATCCCGGAATCTTTATCCAGGAAAGAAGTTACCCGTATCATAGAATCTCTTTCCAATCCGAAACATAAACTTCTATTAAAACTTTGTTATGGATCCGGTTTAAGAGTAGGGGAACTCGTAAAGTTAAAAGGGTATGATTTAGATTGGGATAAAAAATCTATTCGTATCAGACAAGGTAAAGGAAAGAAGGACCGTTTCAGTCTTTTGCCAAATAGTTGCAAAGAAGATCTAAACGATTTGTTCAAACACCAAGTCAGAAGTTCCTGGATTTTCACTGGCCAAATTCCAGGCAAACATCTTAGCGTCAGAAGCGCGGAAAACATATTCACTTCTGCTAAGAAAAAAGCAGGCGTCACTAAAGATGTTTCGATCCACGATCTGAGACACGCATTTGCGATCCATCTCCTGGAGTCAGGCACATCGATTAAAATGATCCAAAGATTGCTTGGCCATGTATCTGTAAAAACTACGGAAATCTACGCTAGAATTGTTGACCCGATGGTTTCTAAGATCAAAAGTCCTCTGGACGATCTCTGA